In Aestuariibaculum lutulentum, one DNA window encodes the following:
- a CDS encoding phytoene desaturase family protein has translation MKKTIIILGSGFSSLAASCYLAKAGYSATIFEKNTTIGGRARQLKKDGFTFDIGPTWYWMPDVFERFFSDFGKKPSDYYTLEKLNPAYSVYFGKNDFITIEDTLDKISKAFEKEEPGSSVKLKSFIANAKSNYDIAIKDLVYNPGVSPLELVTPETIKKLNQFFSNIKKDVNKAFKNKRLAQILEFPVLFLGAKPSDTPSFYNFMNYADFGLGTFHPQKGMYQVILALKSLAEELGVTIQTENPVDEIIVSNGKASGIISKGKTYTADIIVSGADYHHTETLLDEPYRQYSENYWNKKTFAPSSLLFYVGFNKKIENVDHHTLFFDVDFDVHAKAIYDNPEWPEKPLFYASFPSKTDTSTAPEGKEAGIFLIPLAPSLHDTPELRETYFNKIINRLEDLTSQSVKDHIIFKESFCINDFINDYNSYKGNAYGMANTLLQTAFLRPKLKSKKVNNLYFTGQLTVPGPGVPPSLISGKLVADLVIKHH, from the coding sequence ATGAAAAAAACAATTATAATTTTAGGTTCCGGATTCTCCTCTTTAGCTGCATCATGTTATCTAGCTAAAGCCGGATATAGCGCTACAATATTTGAAAAAAACACTACTATTGGAGGTCGCGCAAGACAATTAAAAAAAGATGGGTTTACATTCGATATTGGTCCCACCTGGTATTGGATGCCAGATGTGTTTGAACGATTTTTTAGTGATTTCGGTAAAAAACCATCAGACTATTACACCTTAGAAAAACTTAACCCTGCCTACAGTGTTTATTTTGGAAAAAACGATTTTATAACCATTGAAGACACTTTAGATAAAATATCGAAGGCTTTTGAAAAAGAAGAACCTGGAAGTTCGGTTAAACTCAAATCTTTTATTGCGAATGCTAAAAGTAACTATGACATTGCTATAAAAGATTTGGTTTACAATCCGGGGGTTTCTCCTTTAGAATTGGTTACGCCGGAAACAATCAAAAAACTTAACCAATTTTTTAGCAACATTAAAAAAGACGTAAACAAGGCTTTTAAAAACAAACGACTGGCTCAAATTCTAGAATTTCCAGTGTTATTCCTTGGTGCCAAACCAAGCGACACACCATCTTTCTACAATTTCATGAATTACGCCGATTTCGGACTTGGGACCTTTCATCCGCAAAAAGGTATGTATCAGGTTATTCTGGCTTTAAAAAGTTTAGCCGAAGAACTAGGCGTAACCATTCAAACAGAAAACCCTGTTGATGAAATCATCGTAAGTAACGGAAAAGCTTCAGGTATTATTTCAAAAGGAAAAACATATACGGCCGATATTATTGTGAGTGGCGCTGATTACCATCACACAGAAACGTTATTGGACGAACCTTACAGGCAATATTCTGAAAATTACTGGAACAAAAAAACCTTTGCACCGTCTTCACTGTTATTTTATGTAGGATTTAATAAAAAAATTGAAAATGTAGATCACCACACTTTATTTTTTGATGTCGATTTCGATGTTCACGCTAAAGCTATTTACGACAATCCAGAATGGCCTGAAAAACCACTGTTTTACGCTAGTTTTCCAAGCAAAACAGACACAAGCACAGCTCCTGAAGGCAAGGAAGCCGGTATATTTTTAATTCCATTAGCGCCCAGTTTGCATGATACTCCGGAATTGAGAGAAACCTATTTCAATAAAATCATAAACCGACTAGAAGACTTAACCTCTCAAAGCGTAAAAGACCATATTATTTTTAAAGAAAGTTTCTGTATAAACGATTTTATAAATGATTATAACTCATATAAAGGTAATGCTTACGGCATGGCAAATACCCTATTACAAACAGCCTTTTTAAGACCTAAACTGAAAAGTAAAAAAGTAAACAATTTGTATTTCACCGGACAATTAACGGTACCTGGACCAGGCGTTCCTCCCTCGTTAATTTCAGGAAAATTAGTAGCCGATTTAGTAATTAAACACCATTAA
- a CDS encoding phytoene/squalene synthase family protein yields the protein MKALFDTVSYSCSKLVTGTYSTSFSLATKMLYKSIRADIYNIYGFVRFADEIVDSFHDYDKEALFNKFYDDLNEAIENKISLNPILNAFQHTYHKYNLEKDMVDAFMKSMRLDLNKSNYNTVEEYQNYIYGSADVVGLMCLKVFVKGDQEKFDELKSSAMALGSAFQKVNFLRDLKADMEGLNRSYFPNINLDELDEASKQHIIEDIEYDFERGLQGIKKLPNEAKFGVFMAYRYYRQLLKKLQNTPALHIKNSRIRVSNPKKIELLMRSYVKYQLNLM from the coding sequence ATGAAAGCATTATTCGACACGGTATCCTACAGCTGCAGCAAACTAGTTACTGGAACTTACAGCACATCGTTTTCGCTTGCCACAAAAATGTTATACAAATCGATTCGAGCTGATATTTACAATATTTACGGTTTTGTAAGATTTGCTGATGAAATTGTCGATTCGTTTCACGATTATGACAAAGAAGCTTTATTCAACAAGTTTTACGACGATTTAAATGAAGCTATTGAAAATAAAATCAGTCTTAACCCGATTCTAAATGCATTTCAGCATACCTACCATAAATACAATCTGGAAAAAGATATGGTTGATGCTTTTATGAAAAGTATGCGTTTAGATTTAAACAAAAGCAATTATAATACGGTTGAAGAATATCAAAATTACATTTATGGTTCTGCCGATGTGGTTGGCTTAATGTGCTTAAAGGTATTTGTTAAAGGCGACCAGGAAAAGTTCGATGAGCTTAAATCATCTGCAATGGCTTTGGGTTCCGCGTTTCAAAAAGTAAATTTTTTAAGAGATTTAAAAGCCGATATGGAAGGTTTAAACCGAAGCTATTTCCCTAATATAAATCTAGATGAGCTTGATGAAGCTTCAAAGCAACACATCATTGAAGACATTGAATACGATTTTGAACGTGGTTTACAAGGGATAAAAAAGCTACCTAATGAAGCTAAATTCGGAGTGTTTATGGCGTATCGTTATTACAGACAATTACTTAAAAAACTACAAAACACACCGGCTTTACACATTAAAAACTCAAGGATACGCGTTTCAAACCCTAAAAAAATAGAATTGCTCATGCGCAGCTATGTTAAATATCAACTAAATTTAATGTAA
- a CDS encoding sterol desaturase family protein: MQILYWILIFLATFCFMEFMAWFTHKYIMHGFLWRLHQDHHKKDHDSWFERNDAFFIFYAVISIGFFLLWKYTSFWPGLPIGLGIFAYGFCYFMVHDIFIHQRFKIFRNANNWYAKGIRRAHKMHHKHIGKEDGECFGMLFVPFKYFKQ, translated from the coding sequence ATGCAAATATTATATTGGATACTTATTTTTTTGGCAACGTTTTGCTTTATGGAATTTATGGCGTGGTTTACCCATAAATATATTATGCATGGCTTTTTATGGCGTTTACATCAAGACCACCACAAAAAAGATCACGATAGCTGGTTTGAGCGTAACGATGCCTTTTTCATTTTCTATGCAGTTATTAGTATTGGCTTCTTTTTACTTTGGAAATACACCAGCTTCTGGCCTGGTTTACCCATTGGTTTAGGTATTTTTGCTTACGGATTCTGCTATTTTATGGTTCATGATATTTTTATTCATCAGCGTTTTAAAATCTTTAGAAATGCGAATAACTGGTACGCTAAAGGAATTCGAAGAGCTCATAAAATGCATCATAAACACATTGGAAAAGAAGACGGGGAATGCTTCGGAATGCTGTTTGTTCCGTTTAAATATTTCAAACAATAA
- a CDS encoding lycopene cyclase domain-containing protein produces the protein MTYLYLLLNLGSLSVPFLFSFHPKLKFYKHWKGLLLGILAGMLLFIPWDVFFTINQYWGFNPTYYLGKTIFGLPIEEWLFFICIPYACVFTHYALLYYFPNLKLKKRTTKLISYLLIFLFFAVTIYNTDKWYTLINFGVATILTTVIITKSPDILQSYLLTFLVMLIPFFIVNGILTGSFIHNEVVWYNDHENLGIRMFTIPVEDSVYAFSLILLNLYIIKLFENRKVN, from the coding sequence ATGACCTACCTCTATTTACTGCTAAACTTAGGCTCACTCTCGGTTCCGTTTTTGTTTAGTTTTCATCCCAAATTAAAATTCTACAAGCACTGGAAAGGCTTGCTTTTAGGTATTCTTGCCGGTATGCTTTTGTTCATTCCGTGGGATGTTTTTTTTACCATTAACCAATACTGGGGATTTAACCCAACGTATTATTTAGGGAAAACCATTTTCGGACTTCCAATTGAAGAATGGCTGTTTTTTATATGTATTCCATACGCCTGCGTGTTTACGCACTACGCTTTATTATACTATTTTCCGAATTTAAAACTGAAGAAAAGAACAACCAAACTCATTAGTTACCTGTTGATTTTCCTGTTTTTTGCAGTTACTATTTATAACACAGACAAATGGTACACACTCATTAATTTTGGTGTCGCCACCATATTAACAACTGTGATTATAACTAAATCTCCGGATATTTTACAAAGCTACCTTTTAACGTTTTTAGTAATGCTCATTCCTTTTTTTATTGTGAACGGTATTTTAACAGGAAGCTTTATCCATAATGAAGTGGTTTGGTATAATGACCATGAGAATTTGGGCATAAGAATGTTTACTATTCCTGTTGAAGATAGCGTTTATGCATTTTCTTTAATTCTACTGAATTTATACATCATTAAACTTTTTGAAAACCGAAAAGTTAATTAA
- a CDS encoding D-2-hydroxyacid dehydrogenase encodes MNKKIVVLDGYTLNPGDLNWEGISQFGDLEVHNRTAFDSKIIIETIGDAEIVFTNKTPLPVDVLKQVPNVKYIGVLATGYNVVDVIKANELGITVTNIPSYGTTAVAQFTMALLLELCHHVGDHNHAVQSGEWTKSVDFCFWNSPLIELEGKTLGIIGFGRIGQATAKMAQAFGLNILAYSRTPKPEFESETLKFVELDELLAKSDIISLHCPLFEETEGIINKTNINKMKDGVMVINTSRGGLVVEADLAEALNSGKMAGAAIDVVSKEPIAADNPLLKAKNCIITPHIAWATKAARNRLMTTAIDNLESFLNGNPVNVVN; translated from the coding sequence ATGAATAAAAAGATAGTTGTTTTAGATGGATATACCTTAAATCCCGGGGATTTAAATTGGGAAGGAATTTCTCAGTTTGGAGACCTTGAAGTACATAACCGAACTGCTTTCGATTCAAAAATAATCATTGAAACTATTGGTGATGCTGAAATTGTTTTTACCAATAAAACGCCGCTACCAGTCGATGTGTTAAAACAAGTGCCAAATGTAAAATATATAGGTGTTTTAGCTACTGGATATAATGTTGTAGATGTGATTAAAGCCAATGAATTAGGGATTACAGTAACCAATATTCCATCTTACGGAACAACAGCTGTGGCGCAGTTTACCATGGCGTTACTTTTAGAGTTATGTCATCATGTGGGTGATCATAATCATGCGGTTCAGTCTGGAGAATGGACAAAATCGGTTGATTTTTGTTTTTGGAATTCACCCTTAATTGAATTGGAAGGGAAAACCTTGGGAATTATTGGTTTTGGTAGAATAGGGCAGGCGACAGCTAAAATGGCGCAGGCATTCGGATTGAATATTCTGGCTTATAGTCGAACACCAAAACCAGAGTTTGAGTCTGAAACCTTAAAATTTGTGGAGTTAGATGAATTGTTGGCGAAGTCTGATATTATAAGTTTGCATTGTCCGTTGTTTGAAGAAACAGAGGGTATTATTAATAAAACCAACATTAATAAAATGAAAGACGGTGTAATGGTAATCAATACCTCAAGAGGCGGTTTGGTAGTTGAAGCAGATTTAGCTGAAGCTTTAAATTCAGGGAAAATGGCTGGCGCAGCTATCGATGTAGTTTCAAAGGAGCCTATTGCTGCTGATAACCCCTTGCTAAAAGCTAAAAACTGTATTATAACACCTCATATTGCCTGGGCAACAAAAGCCGCAAGAAACCGATTAATGACAACTGCCATTGATAATTTGGAGTCTTTTCTAAACGGAAATCCCGTTAATGTGGTTAATTAA
- a CDS encoding TlpA family protein disulfide reductase gives MAISKSKLKNIVFFIVIGLLIIPQTRKPIQVFLQKGIAMFGPSLESTGDLKTISDYNWLLKDENQETYHFQSAKGKVVLINFWATWCPPCIAEMPSMQKLYDDYKDKVEFLFVTSDDFTEINTFLKDNNYTFKVYQPASQYPEYFDVTTIPRTFLIDQSGQIIIDESRSANWNSDKVRGTIDNLLKASENE, from the coding sequence ATGGCTATTTCTAAATCAAAACTTAAAAATATAGTATTTTTTATAGTAATCGGACTTTTAATTATTCCGCAAACGCGTAAACCTATTCAAGTGTTTCTACAAAAAGGTATTGCTATGTTCGGTCCGTCGTTAGAATCGACCGGTGATTTAAAAACTATTTCAGATTATAATTGGTTGTTAAAAGATGAAAATCAGGAAACTTATCATTTTCAATCTGCGAAAGGAAAAGTTGTTCTGATTAATTTTTGGGCAACCTGGTGTCCGCCATGTATTGCCGAAATGCCAAGCATGCAAAAATTGTATGATGATTATAAAGATAAAGTGGAATTTTTATTTGTTACCAGCGACGATTTCACTGAAATCAATACGTTTTTAAAAGATAACAACTATACGTTTAAAGTATATCAACCCGCAAGTCAATACCCTGAATATTTTGATGTAACGACTATTCCTCGAACTTTTTTAATAGATCAGTCGGGACAAATTATTATTGATGAAAGTCGAAGTGCCAACTGGAATAGTGATAAGGTTAGAGGAACAATAGATAATTTATTAAAAGCATCAGAAAATGAATAA
- a CDS encoding DUF5606 family protein: MSLDKVLSIAGKPGLYNLVAQTRAGFVAESLVDNKRISVGIQQNVSVLSEIAIYTLEEEVPLRQVFENIKAKENGGQTSVSPKDSKDKLEEYFFEVLPNYDEDRVYASDIKKVIQWYNLLQKHGLLENLTAEAEEETVSTEEK, translated from the coding sequence ATGAGTTTAGATAAAGTACTTTCAATAGCAGGAAAACCGGGGTTATACAATTTAGTAGCTCAAACGCGTGCTGGTTTTGTTGCAGAATCATTAGTAGATAACAAGCGTATATCTGTAGGTATTCAGCAAAACGTTAGTGTATTAAGTGAAATCGCTATTTATACATTAGAGGAAGAAGTGCCTTTAAGACAGGTTTTTGAAAATATTAAAGCTAAAGAAAACGGAGGACAAACATCGGTTTCTCCAAAGGATAGTAAAGATAAATTAGAAGAGTATTTCTTTGAAGTTTTACCAAATTATGATGAAGATCGCGTGTATGCAAGTGATATTAAAAAAGTAATTCAGTGGTATAACTTATTACAAAAGCACGGTCTTTTAGAAAATTTAACTGCTGAAGCTGAAGAAGAAACAGTTTCTACGGAAGAAAAATAG
- the def gene encoding peptide deformylase: MILPIVAYGDPVLKKVGEDIDQNYPDLNVLIDNMFETMYNAYGVGLAAPQIGLPIRLFVIDATPFSEDEDLTAEEQEVLKGFKRVFINATIVKEEGEEWAFNEGCLSIPDVREDVYRKPKVTIEYLDENFQEKTEVFDGLIARVIQHEYDHIEGVLFTDKLSVLKKRLIKGRLANISKGKINVDYRMRFPAQKKKR; this comes from the coding sequence ATGATATTACCTATTGTAGCTTATGGCGATCCTGTTTTGAAAAAAGTAGGAGAAGATATAGATCAGAATTACCCGGATTTAAATGTATTAATCGATAATATGTTTGAAACCATGTATAATGCCTATGGTGTAGGTTTAGCAGCGCCACAAATAGGCTTACCAATTCGTTTATTTGTTATCGATGCTACACCTTTTTCTGAAGATGAAGATTTAACAGCTGAAGAACAAGAGGTTTTAAAAGGCTTTAAGCGCGTATTTATTAATGCCACAATTGTAAAGGAAGAAGGTGAAGAGTGGGCATTTAACGAAGGGTGTTTAAGTATTCCAGATGTGCGTGAAGATGTTTATAGAAAACCAAAAGTAACCATCGAATATTTAGATGAAAATTTTCAGGAAAAAACTGAAGTTTTTGACGGATTGATAGCGCGTGTTATTCAGCACGAATACGATCATATTGAAGGCGTATTGTTTACCGATAAATTATCGGTTTTAAAAAAGCGTTTAATAAAAGGCCGTTTGGCAAACATCTCTAAGGGGAAAATAAATGTGGATTACAGAATGCGTTTTCCAGCCCAAAAAAAGAAACGATAA
- a CDS encoding T9SS type A sorting domain-containing protein, translating into MKQIYFLFLIALFGANQMYAQPCPEAGGAIQDGNTIVFYYPNNPIDCASMPATLTVRDNITSNTSTFSKEDGACSNTVATYTLRSGGALSGQGFVVESGFTNTCSYSGGTLPVEAFEAMGKDLKVYPSPVFKGNEIELAFGFSTTAKIEVFNITGKLVLTDSIEGKTSKIINISGLSNGLYLVKIGTDYTSISRKIVISK; encoded by the coding sequence ATGAAACAAATTTACTTTTTATTCTTAATCGCCTTATTTGGCGCTAATCAAATGTATGCTCAACCCTGTCCTGAAGCAGGAGGGGCCATTCAGGACGGAAATACAATTGTATTTTATTATCCTAACAACCCAATTGATTGTGCTTCTATGCCAGCTACACTTACTGTTAGAGACAATATTACTTCTAATACCTCTACATTTTCAAAAGAGGACGGAGCTTGTTCAAACACTGTTGCAACGTATACTTTAAGATCTGGAGGTGCACTTTCAGGTCAGGGTTTTGTTGTCGAGTCAGGTTTTACTAACACTTGTTCTTATTCAGGAGGAACGTTGCCTGTAGAAGCCTTTGAAGCAATGGGTAAAGATTTAAAAGTTTATCCAAGTCCTGTATTTAAAGGAAATGAAATTGAGCTTGCTTTTGGTTTCAGTACTACAGCGAAAATAGAAGTTTTCAATATTACAGGTAAATTAGTGTTAACTGATAGCATTGAAGGCAAAACTTCTAAAATTATTAATATTTCAGGGTTGTCTAACGGATTGTATTTAGTGAAAATTGGAACAGATTATACTTCAATTAGTCGAAAAATTGTGATTTCAAAATAA
- the ruvX gene encoding Holliday junction resolvase RuvX, which produces MARILAIDYGIKRTGIAVTDELQIIASGLTTVNTSELLSFLKDYTSKENVELFVVGEPKQMDNTASESEVLIAPFLEKLNKQFPNIPVYRVDERFTSKMAFQTMIDSGLKKNQRKNKALIDEISATLILQSYLYSK; this is translated from the coding sequence ATGGCCCGAATTTTAGCAATCGATTATGGAATTAAACGCACCGGAATTGCAGTTACCGATGAGTTACAAATCATTGCTTCAGGATTAACTACCGTTAATACCAGCGAACTGCTGTCATTTTTAAAAGATTATACCAGTAAAGAAAATGTAGAGTTATTTGTTGTTGGAGAACCCAAACAAATGGATAACACGGCCTCAGAAAGTGAAGTACTAATTGCTCCCTTTTTAGAAAAATTAAATAAACAATTCCCAAATATACCAGTTTATAGAGTTGATGAACGTTTCACATCCAAAATGGCTTTTCAAACCATGATAGATAGTGGACTTAAAAAAAATCAGCGAAAAAATAAAGCACTTATTGATGAGATAAGCGCGACACTAATCCTACAGAGCTATTTGTATTCAAAATGA
- a CDS encoding 2,3,4,5-tetrahydropyridine-2,6-dicarboxylate N-succinyltransferase, protein MTELREIIEQAWDNRDLLKDENTTSAIRKVVDLVDKGELRVAEPIENGWQVNEWVKKAVVLYFPIQKMETIECGPLEFHDKIPLKTGYAEKGIRVVPHAVARHGAYISPGTILMPSYVNIGAYVDEGTMVDTWATVGSCAQIGKNVHLSGGVGIGGVLEPLQAAPVIIEDNVFVGSRCIVVEGVRVEKEAVLGANVVLTMSTKIIDVTGDEPVEMKGRVPARSVVIPGSYTKKFAAGEYQVPCALIIGKRKESTDKKTSLNDALRDNDVAV, encoded by the coding sequence ATGACAGAATTAAGAGAAATTATTGAACAAGCTTGGGACAACAGAGACCTATTAAAAGATGAAAACACAACATCTGCAATTAGAAAAGTTGTTGACTTAGTAGATAAAGGAGAATTAAGAGTAGCAGAACCTATTGAAAACGGTTGGCAAGTAAACGAATGGGTAAAGAAAGCCGTAGTGTTATACTTCCCTATTCAAAAAATGGAAACTATTGAATGTGGCCCATTAGAATTCCACGATAAAATTCCTTTAAAAACTGGTTATGCAGAAAAAGGTATTCGTGTAGTACCTCACGCTGTTGCAAGACACGGTGCATACATTTCTCCGGGTACTATTTTAATGCCAAGTTACGTTAATATTGGTGCTTATGTAGACGAAGGTACTATGGTTGATACATGGGCAACTGTTGGTAGCTGTGCGCAAATTGGTAAAAACGTTCACCTGTCTGGTGGTGTTGGTATTGGTGGTGTATTAGAACCTTTACAAGCTGCCCCGGTAATTATCGAAGATAACGTATTCGTTGGTTCTCGTTGTATTGTTGTTGAAGGTGTACGCGTTGAGAAAGAAGCTGTATTAGGTGCTAATGTGGTATTAACTATGAGTACTAAAATTATTGACGTTACTGGTGACGAACCTGTTGAAATGAAAGGTCGCGTTCCTGCTCGTTCTGTGGTTATTCCTGGAAGCTACACGAAAAAATTCGCTGCTGGCGAGTACCAAGTACCATGTGCTTTAATCATTGGAAAACGTAAAGAAAGTACAGACAAGAAAACATCTTTAAACGATGCACTTCGTGATAACGATGTAGCAGTATAA
- a CDS encoding glycosyl transferase produces MKLKEIPVSLIETCKLSLLSAEKIKTKQGNEFPVVVSLTTIPYRLSKVHLVIRSVLSQSVRPRHIVLWINEDMRSQIPQSLKKLEGDIFQIRLTKLHCSHKKLIHSLELFENLPVVTCDDDVIYDNNWLKSLVETHQKYPDCVVAHRVRCIKYDDEGILLPYKQWVCGDTKDEKSYLPIGSEGILYPAGQFSDLIRNDKLFLELAPKADDLWFKAVALVEGVGCKKVESPVKDTIPIMGTQKVSLKKENVSEDKNTSQWQALEKHFNLK; encoded by the coding sequence ATGAAATTAAAAGAAATTCCAGTGTCTTTAATAGAGACCTGTAAACTAAGTTTACTTTCTGCTGAAAAGATAAAAACGAAACAAGGAAATGAATTTCCTGTTGTAGTATCATTAACAACTATTCCGTATCGATTATCTAAAGTACACTTGGTTATAAGAAGTGTTTTATCGCAAAGTGTTCGTCCCCGCCATATTGTTTTATGGATTAATGAAGACATGCGGTCTCAAATACCACAATCCTTAAAAAAACTTGAAGGAGATATTTTTCAAATTAGATTAACGAAACTTCATTGCTCACATAAAAAACTTATTCATTCGTTAGAGTTATTTGAAAATTTACCTGTTGTTACTTGTGATGATGATGTTATTTATGATAATAACTGGTTAAAATCACTTGTAGAAACTCATCAAAAATATCCTGATTGTGTCGTTGCGCATCGTGTACGTTGTATAAAATATGATGATGAAGGTATACTTTTACCTTACAAACAATGGGTGTGTGGTGATACTAAAGATGAAAAATCATATTTACCAATCGGATCGGAAGGGATATTATATCCAGCTGGACAATTTTCAGACTTAATTAGAAATGACAAATTATTTTTGGAGTTGGCACCAAAGGCTGATGATTTATGGTTTAAGGCTGTAGCTTTAGTAGAGGGGGTAGGCTGTAAAAAAGTAGAGTCCCCAGTAAAGGATACAATACCTATTATGGGGACTCAAAAAGTTTCTTTAAAGAAAGAAAATGTATCTGAAGATAAAAATACTTCTCAATGGCAAGCCTTAGAGAAGCATTTTAACTTAAAATAG
- a CDS encoding DUF1919 domain-containing protein, whose product MVLLKLAVIRFSWVKVKALFLHFEFFIRRKINKQFKNKDVSLLKNTDFVIIANNCFGGQVYKSFGLPYNTPFVGMFLYGPCYLKLLQDFKRYMNEELVFVEESVYKDREKTYPVAKLGDIELHFSHYTSEDEASEKWCRRKNRMMKNFDLDNFYFIISDRERVDDKIIKDFHKLPFKNKLSFGAKAIDSLGAFEHVALFETFKKKQTQALGGTKLFKISDLYFDFENWINEKQIKRTRFQY is encoded by the coding sequence ATGGTATTATTAAAACTTGCAGTTATTCGTTTTTCCTGGGTAAAAGTAAAAGCGCTTTTTTTGCATTTTGAATTTTTTATCAGGAGGAAAATTAACAAACAGTTTAAAAATAAAGATGTTTCTTTATTGAAAAATACAGATTTTGTAATAATTGCCAATAATTGTTTTGGAGGTCAGGTTTATAAGAGTTTTGGACTCCCTTATAACACACCTTTTGTAGGGATGTTTTTATATGGTCCCTGTTATTTAAAACTGCTTCAGGATTTTAAAAGGTATATGAATGAAGAATTGGTTTTTGTAGAAGAGTCGGTTTACAAGGATCGAGAAAAAACGTATCCTGTTGCAAAATTGGGAGATATTGAATTACATTTTTCACATTATACCTCAGAAGATGAAGCTTCAGAAAAATGGTGCCGTAGGAAAAACAGAATGATGAAAAATTTCGATTTAGATAATTTTTATTTTATTATTAGTGATAGGGAACGTGTTGATGATAAAATAATTAAAGATTTTCATAAATTACCGTTCAAGAATAAACTTTCCTTTGGAGCAAAAGCTATTGATAGCCTTGGGGCTTTCGAGCATGTTGCTCTTTTTGAGACTTTTAAAAAGAAACAAACTCAGGCTCTTGGAGGAACTAAATTATTTAAAATTTCAGATTTGTACTTTGATTTTGAAAACTGGATTAATGAAAAGCAAATCAAGAGGACTAGATTTCAGTATTAA
- a CDS encoding glycosyltransferase family 2 protein has translation MNKTPEISIIISTYNSEAWLEKVLWSYEAQTFKDFEIVIADDGSKQPTFDLIERMQKQVHYPIIHVWHEDNGFQKSQILNKAIVKCNADYILMSDGDCLARKDYVQVHIKNKEKGYFLSGGYFMLPMSISESITKVDILSQDCFKISWLKSNGLKSSFKNNKLTASGIKERLLNKLTPTNASWNGHNASGWKSDILAVNGFDERMQYGGQDRELGERLFNLGIKSKQIRYSAICLHLDHPRGYKNQESINKNLAIRATTKEQKLSWTNYGIKKD, from the coding sequence ATGAATAAAACACCGGAAATATCAATAATCATTAGTACTTATAATTCTGAAGCATGGCTTGAAAAAGTGCTATGGAGTTATGAAGCACAGACTTTTAAAGATTTTGAAATTGTAATTGCTGATGATGGTTCAAAACAACCGACGTTTGATTTAATTGAGCGTATGCAAAAACAAGTGCATTATCCTATTATTCATGTGTGGCATGAGGATAACGGATTTCAAAAATCACAAATATTAAACAAAGCCATTGTAAAATGTAATGCCGATTATATTTTAATGAGTGATGGCGATTGCCTTGCTAGAAAAGATTATGTTCAGGTACATATTAAAAATAAAGAAAAGGGTTACTTCCTGTCAGGCGGGTATTTTATGTTGCCAATGTCTATTTCAGAAAGCATAACTAAAGTAGATATTTTATCTCAGGATTGTTTTAAAATATCCTGGTTAAAATCTAACGGGTTAAAATCTTCATTTAAGAATAATAAGTTAACCGCTTCAGGGATAAAAGAAAGGTTACTAAACAAATTAACACCAACCAATGCAAGTTGGAATGGTCATAACGCTTCAGGTTGGAAATCGGATATCTTAGCTGTTAATGGTTTTGATGAACGTATGCAGTACGGAGGACAAGATCGTGAGTTGGGTGAACGTTTGTTTAATTTAGGTATAAAATCGAAGCAAATTCGATATAGTGCTATTTGTTTGCATTTAGATCATCCACGAGGATACAAAAATCAGGAATCCATTAATAAAAATTTAGCCATTCGAGCTACCACAAAGGAGCAAAAACTTAGCTGGACTAATTACGGAATTAAGAAAGACTAA